Proteins encoded in a region of the Podarcis muralis chromosome 2, rPodMur119.hap1.1, whole genome shotgun sequence genome:
- the LOC144326786 gene encoding vomeronasal type-2 receptor 26-like, giving the protein MGLLLLLLPYVECGMKVKCPLTLDRDELDPFSYSRAGDHLIGGVISATMAIFIPHTFKESPSTSFRRKAGARYWLLLSFFFAIQEINQNPRLLPNITLGYNIYENFFHGRITYEALVDLVSSRQANVPNYNCGEKNNLIAVLEGADSDSENSIQISSMLGIYKMPQVNYAFGSHVLNDKRQFPFFYRTVPKEDTIYPAIVKLLHHFRWKFIGLIAPDTENGEMFMKTLPPLLLESGICVAISLSIPQFNRLNLTVKVPQLEKWGQVHVFLYYVEYIYFWMGIKATGMIFDQLVKPTAGKVLITTSMWDLSVDLAELIYSGLDIKHFHSILSFSIGAKKWAKYDYMAAFFFAIKQFWEEAFTCSYTEHTLSVKSWTRCREREELEMLPQDHLERLLSLNSYRIYNTAQAVARSLNAAYSSRSKWRLKDNLEFQRLQPWQLHSFLGDAQFYNSSMDGVYLDENGELAADLDIVNWMVFPNRSLLRDRIGSINRQKSLDLKCTIDQNATVCPKWLNKPLPTSRCVESCQPGFFKVVQEGMLLCCYDCVPCAEGTMATQEDAERCTRCPEDQHPNKARDQCFYKIITFLAYEEPLGIFLASFVLFLSLTTCVVLGIFIIFRETPIVKANNRDLSYILLTSLLLCFLSSFLFIGHPRKVTCLLRQMAFSIIFSVAISSVLAKTITVVLAFLATKPGNTMRRWLGKSLANSIVISCSIVQVVICIIWLGISPPFPESDMSSQAGEIILQCNEGSIAMFYGVLGYMGFLASICFTVAFLARKLPGAFNEAKLITFSMLVFCSVWVSFVPTYLSTKGKYMVAVQVFSILASSAGLLGCIFFPKCYIIVLRPDLNTKEHLTTKAGS; this is encoded by the exons ATGGGATTGCTACTGCTGCTTCTGCCTTATGTGGAATGTGGAATGAAGGTGAAATGCCCCTTGACTCTGGATAGAGATGAGCTAGACCCATTCAGTTATTCCAGAGCAGGAGACCACCTCATTGGTGGGGTCATCTCTGCCACAATGGCTATATTTATTCCACACACTTTCAAGGAGTCTCCCTCTACCAGCTTTAGACG GAAAGCAGGAGCAAGGTACTGGCTGCTCCTGTCCTTCTTCTTTgccattcaagagatcaaccagaaTCCCAGGCTCTTGCCCAACATCACTCTGGGCTACAATATCTATGAGAACTTTTTTCATGGAAGGATAACGTATGAAGCTTTGGTAGACCTGGTCTCTTCTAGACAGGCGAATGTTCCAAACTATAACTGCGGAGAAAAGAATAACTTGATTGCTGTTCTTGAAGGGGCTGACTCTGACTCTGAGAACTCCATCCAGATTTCAAGCATGTTGGGCATCTATAAAATGCCACAG GTCAACTACGCCTTTGGCTCCCATGTTCTGAATGACAAGAGGCAGTTCCCCTTTTTCTATAGGACGGTCCCCAAAGAAGACACCATATACCCAGCAATTGTCAAGCTGCTCCATCACTTCAGATGGAAGTTCATTGGTCTCATTGCTCCAGACACTGAAAACGGAGAGATGTTCATGAAGACATTGCCACCCCTGCTATTAGAGAGTGGAATTTGTGTTGCCATCTCACTAAGCATTCCACAATTTAATAGATTAAATTTGACAGTCAAAGTTCCTCAATTAGAAAAGTGGGGACAAGTCCATGTATTTCTTTATTATGTAGAATATATTTATTTCTGGATGGGAATAAAAGCCACTGGAATGATATTTGACCAGCTGGTCAAACCCACTGCAGGGAAAGTCTTGATCACAACATCTATGTGGGATTTGAGTGTGGACTTAGCTGAGTTAATCTACAGTGGTTTAGATATCAAACATTTCCACagtattctttctttctctattgGGGCAAAGAAATGGGCAAAATATGATTATATGGCTGCCTTTTTCTTTGCAATCAAGCAGTTTTGGGAGGAAGCTTTTACTTGTTCCTATACAGAGCATACATTGTCAGTGAAAAGCTGGACAAgatgcagagaaagagaggaactGGAGATGCTGCCCCAAGACCATCTGGAAAGACTCTTATCTCTAAACAGCTACAGGATTTACAACACTGCCCAAGCTGTGGCCCGTTCCTTAAATGCTGCATATTCCTCCAGATCTAAGTGGAGGTTGAAGGACAATCTGGAATTTcaaaggctacagccatggcag CTCCACTCTTTCCTGGGAGATGCCCAGTTTTACAATTCTTCAATGGACGGAGTGTATTTGGATGAGAACGGGGAACTGGCAGCTGACTTGGACATTGTGAACTGGATGGTGTTTCCAAATCGGTCCCTTCTTAGAGACAGGATTGGGAGCATCAATAGGCAGAAATCCCTAGACCTAAAGTGCACCATCGACCAGAATGCCACTGTGTGTCCCAAATGGCTCAACAAG CCCCTGCCTACTTCCAGGTGTGTGGAAAGTTGCCAGCCTGGATTCTTCAAGGTAGTTCAGGAAGGAATGCTGCTCTGCTGCTATGACTGCGTTCCCTGTGCGGAAGGAACAATGGCcactcaggaag ATGCAGAGCGTTGCACCAGGTGTCCAGAAGATCAGCATCCAAACAAGGCCAGAGATCAATGTTTCTACAAGATCATcaccttcctggcttatgaagaacctttggggatcTTCCTAGCTTCCTTTGTGCTGTTCTTATCCTTAACCACGTGTGTTGTGCTAGGAATATTCATTATATTCcgagaaactcccatagtcaaagccaataaCAGGGACCTCTCCTATATCCTCCTCACCtccctcttgctttgctttctgtccTCCTTTCTTTTTATTGGCCACCCAAGGAAAGTGACCTGTCTTCTCCGACAaatggccttcagcatcatcttctcagttgccatCTCTTCtgtgttggccaaaaccatcactgtggtgctggccttcctggccacaaagccaggaaacacaatgaggagatggctggggaagagtctggccaactccattgtcatttcctgttccattgTCCAAGTTGTCATCTGTATCATCTGGCTGGGAATCTctccacccttcccagagtctgacATGAGCTCCCAGGCTGGAGAGATCATCCTACAGTGCAATGAAGGGTCTATTGCCATGTTTTATGGtgtccttggctacatgggcttcctggcctccatctgcttcacagtggctttcttagctaggaagctgcctggggccttcaatgaggccaagctgatcaccttcagcatgctggtcttttgcagcgtttgggtctcctttgtgcccacctatctgagcacaaaggggaaatacatggtagctgtgcaggtcttctctatcttggcctccagtgctgggcttctgggctgcatcttctttcccaagtgctacataatTGTActcaggcctgatctgaacacaaaggagcatctGACAACAAAAGCTGGTTCTTAA
- the LOC144324902 gene encoding vomeronasal type-2 receptor 26-like: MQQSEKCLPIVISDALSAVNFYQPADHLIGGIISPRFFENQHSFTFSSNPFNRIEHWVDGRSAHVLSFALAVQDINDNPRFLPNITLGYSIYDTCFQGGMTSDALIDLLAGGKINIPNYRCGRQKKLLAVLEAGESDISTHIASMLGIYKIPQLSYGFVLNDKAQFPFVYWMTPKQDTQYQGVVQLLLHFRWTWVGLFAPDNDNGEKSLSTLMPLMIKKEICIAFTERVVHKTWLWIPHELPAMWREVNVFVYFTDSQYGLFIIIEVESLLQRLQSEGKVWIITGLQNKFSLCDTDCFPFVHGSLSFVMKTKKRMNKDYYGPVTSLSLNCSEELFDCSYSMQDLSVRGLTKCREQESLKLLPQEDIERIQSQDSYVNYLSIQTVAQALNAAYSSKSKRISIVGGEGGKLELQRLGAWQLHPFLKEVHFYTNTSADGQYLDEDGAVAADFNIVNWVQFPNNSLARVKIGRIERKASSNMRFTINPEAIVWPNLFKKTAPRSRCTESCLPGYAKKVQEGKPPCCYDCAPCSEGTISTQEDADECTNCPEDQHPSEDRDRCVPKAITFLSYEEYLGSLLASLSLFLSLTTGFVSGIFIKYKETPIVKANNRDLSYILLISLLLSFLFSFLFIGRPRKSTCLLRQTAFSNIFSVAISSVLAKTITVVLAFLATKPGNRVKRWLGKSLANSIVISCSIVQVVICIIWLGISPPFPESDMHSHTGEIILQCNEGSVAMFYAALGYMGFLASICFTVAFLARKLPGAFNEAKLITFSMLVFCSVWVSFVPTYLSTKGKYMVAVQIFSILASSAGLLGCIFIPKCYIIILRPDLNMREHLTRKN; the protein is encoded by the exons ATGCAGCAGAGTGAAAAGTGCCTACCGATTGTGATCAGCGATGCACTTTCTGCTGTGAATTTTTACCAGCCAGCAGACCACCTTATTGGTGGAATCATATCTCCAAGATTCTTTGAAAATCAACATTCCTTCACCTTTTCCAGCAACCCCTTCAACAGAATTGAGCA CTGGGTGGATGGGAGGAGCGCACATGTTCTTTCATTCGCCCTTGCTGTTCAGGATATCAATGACAATCCCAGGTTCTTACCAAACATCACCCTCGGCTACAGCATATATGATACCTGCTTTCAGGGAGGAATGACTTCCGATGCCCTGATAGACCTGCTTGCTGGTGGGAAAATCAATATTCCAAACTACAGGTGTGGAAGACAGAAAAAGCTGTTGGCTGTTCTTGAAGCGGGTGAATCCGACATCTCCACACACATTGCAAGCATGTTGGGCATCTACAAGATCCCACAG CTCAGTTATGGCTTTGTTCTTAATGATAAAGCccagttcccttttgtctactgGATGACCCCAAAGCAAGACACTCAGTACCAGGGGGTGGTCCAACTCCTCCTGCATTTCAGATGGACGTGGGTCGGCCTCTTTGCTCCAGACAATGACAACGGAGAAAAGTCCCTGAGTACCTTGATGCCTCTGATGATCAAAAAGGAAATTTGTATTGCCTTCACAGAAAGAGTTGTACATAAGACTTGGCTCTGGATACCCCATGAACTACCTGCCATGTGGAGAGAAGTCAATGTATTTGTTTACTTTACAGACTCTCAATATGGACTATTTATCATCATAGAAGTGGAATCTTTACTTCAAAGGCTACAAAGTGAGGGGAAAGTCTGGATAATCACAGGTCTTCAGAACAAATTCTCATTATGTGATACTGACTGCTTCCCATTTGTGCATGGCTCTTTGTCCTTTGTAATGAAGACCAAAAAAAGGATGAACAAGGACTATTATGGGCCAGTGACCTCACTTAGTCTAAACTGCTCAGAAGAACTATTTGATTGTTCATATTCAATGCAGGACTTGTCTGTGAGGGGTTTGACAAAATGCAGGGAGCAGGAGAGTCTGAAGTTGCTGCCCCAAGAAGACATTGAGAGAATCCAGTCGCAAGACAGCTACGTCAATTACTTGAGTATCCAAactgtggctcaggccttaaaTGCAGCATATTCATCCAAATCAAAGCGGATTTCAAttgtgggaggagaaggaggcaagTTGGAACTTCAAAGGCTAGGGGCATGGCAG CTTCATCCTTTCTTGAAAGAAGTCCACTTCTATACTAATACTTCAGCTGATGGACAGTACTTGGATGAGGATGGGGCAGTGGCCGCTGACTTTAATATCGTGAATTGGGTacagtttcctaacaactctcttgcTAGAGTGAAGATTGGGAGAATAGAGAGAAAGGCATCCTCCAATATGAGGTTCACCATTAATCCGGAAGCAATTGTATGGCCCAATCTATTTAAGAAG ACGGCGCCTCGTTCAAGATGCACAGAAAGTTGTCTCCCTGGATATGCCAAAAAGGTTCAGGAAGGGAAGCCGCcgtgctgctatgattgtgctccctGCTCAGAAGGGACCATCTCCACTCAGGAAG ATGCTGATGAATGCACCAATTGTCCAGAAGATCAGCATCCAAGTGAGGACCGAGATCGATGTGTCCCCAAAGCGATCACCTTCCTGTCCTATGAGGAATATTTGGGGAGCCTCCtagcttccctttctctcttcttaTCCTTAACCACAGGCTTTGTGtcaggaatcttcattaaatacaaagaaactcccatagtcaaagccaacaacagggacctctcctacatcctcctcatctctctcctgctttcctttttgttctccttcctcttcattggaaGGCCAAGGAAATCCACTTGCCTTCTTCGACAAACAGCTTTCAGTAACATCTTCTCAGTTGCCATctcttctgtgttggcaaaaaccatcactgtggtgctggccttcctggctacTAAGCCAGGAAACAGGGTGaagagatggctggggaagagtctggccaactccattgtcatttcctgttccattgTCCAAGTTGTCATCTGCATCATCTGGCTGGGAATTTctccacccttcccagagtctgacATGCATTCTCATACtggagagatcatcctgcaatgcaatgaagggtctgttgccatgttttatgCTGCCCTAGgatacatgggcttcctggcctccatctgcttcacagtggctttcctagctaggaagctgcctggggccttcaatgaagccaaactgatcaccttcagcatgctggtcttctgcagcgtttgggtctcctttgtgcccacctacctgagcaccaaggggaaatacatggtagccgtgcagatcttctctatcttggcttccagtgctgggcttctaggctgcatcttcattcccaagtgctacattattataCTGAGGCCAGATCTGAACATGAGAGAGCATTTGACAAGAAAAAACTAA
- the LOC114591123 gene encoding vomeronasal type-2 receptor 26-like, which produces MVEMASYTLHGITKALHKCPIQGDDRIFVIFQETPIVKANNRNLSYILLIWLGISPPFPDPDMYSQVGEIILQCNEGSIAMFYPALGYVGFLAAICFKVAFLGRKGRTRYWLPLSFFFAIQEINQNPRLLPNITLGYNIYETFFHGRMTYEALVDLVSSRQANVPNYNCGGQNNLIAVIEGADSDSENSIQISSMLSIYKMPQVSYAFGSRVLNDKRQFPFFYRTVPKEEAVYPAIVKLLHHFRWTFIGLIAPDTENGEKFMKTLTPVLLESGICVAISVSIPQLNGLSLRLKIPQLERWGQVHVFFYYVETTYFLVGIKLAEMIFEMQGKSTAGEVLITTSMWDLSVELTHSHFHSILSFSIGTNKWAKYDNIDAFYFALQQFWEEAFTCSYTEHTLSVKSWTRCREREELEMLPQDHLERLFSLNSYRIYNTVQAVARSLNAVYSSRSKWRLKDSLEVQRLQPWQLHPFLGDAQFYNSSMDGVYLDEKGDLAADLDIVNWVVFPNQSILRERIGSIKRQRSLDLKCNIDQNATVSPKWHNQPLPTSKCVESCQPGFFKVVQKGMLLCCYDCVPCVEGTMATQEDAEHCTRCPEDQHPNKDRDQCLPKTITFLAYEEPLGIFLASFALFLSLTTCVVLGIFIIFRETPIVKANNRNLSYILLVSLLLSFLSSFLFIGRPRKATCLLRQMAFSIIFSVAISSVLAKTITVVLAFLATKPGNTMRRWLGKSLANSIVISCSSVQVAICIIWLGISPPFPESDTSSQAGEIILQCNEGSIAIFYAALGYMGFLAAICFTVAFLARKLPGAFNEAKLITFSMLVFCSVWVSFVPTYLSTKGKYMVAVQIFSILASSAGLLACIFFPKCYIIVLRPDLNTKEHLTTKAGS; this is translated from the exons ATGGTGGAAATGGCTTCTTACACCCTTCATGGCATCACAAAGGCATTGCACAAATGCCCTATCCAGGGAGATGACC GAATATTTGTTATATTCCAGGAAACTCctatagtcaaagccaacaaccggaacCTCTCCTATATCCTCCTCATCTGGCTGGGAATCTCTCCACCATTCCCAGACCCTGACATGTATTCCCAGGTTGGAGAGATTatcctgcaatgcaatgaagggtctatTGCCATGTTTTATCCTGCCCTTGGCTACGTGGGCTTCCTCGCTGCCATCTGCTTCAAGGTGGCTTTCCTGGGCAG gAAAGGAAGAACAAGGTACTGGCTGCCCTTGTCATTCTTCTTTGCCATTCAAGAGATTAACCAGAATCCCAGGCTCTTGCCCAACATCACTCTGGGCTACAATATCTATGAGACCTTTTTTCATGGAAGGATGACGTATGAAGCTTTGGTAGACCTGGTCTCTTCTAGACAGGCGAATGTTCCAAACTACAACTGCGGAGGGCAGAATAACTTGATTGCTGTTATTGAAGGGGCTGACTCTGACTCTGAGAACTCCATCCAGATTTCAAGCATGTTGAGCATCTATAAAATGCCACAG GTCAGCTATGCTTTTGGCTCCCGTGTTCTGAATGACAAGAGGCAGTTCCCCTTTTTCTATCGGACGGTCCCCAAAGAAGAGGCCGTTTACCCAGCGATTGTCAAGTTGCTCCATCACTTCAGATGGACGTTCATTGGTCTCATTGCTCCAGACACTGAAAATGGAGAGAAGTTCATGAAGACATTGACACCTGTGCTATTAGAGAGTGGAATTTGTGTTGCCATCTCAGTTAGCATTCCACAattgaatggattaagtttgagactCAAAATTCCTCAATTAGAAAGGTGGGGACAAGtccatgtatttttttattatgtagAAACTACTTATTTCTTGGTGGGAATAAAACTTGCAGAAATGATATTTGAAATGCAGGGCAAATCCACTGCAGGGGAAGTCTTGATCACAACATCGATGTGGGATTTGAGTGTAGAATTAACCCACAGTCATTTCCACAGTATTCTTTCATTCTCTATTGGGACAAATAAATGGGCAAAATATGATAATATTGATGCCTTTTACTTTGCACTTCAGCAGTTTTGGGAGGAAGCTTTTACTTGTTCCTATACAGAGCACACATTGTCAGTGAAAAGCTGGACAAgatgcagagaaagagaggaattGGAGATGCTGCCCCAAGACCATCTGGAAAGACTCTTCTCTCTAAACAGCTACAGGATTTACAACACTGTCCAAGCTGTGGCCCGTTCCTTAAATGCTGTGTATTCCTCCAGATCTAAGTGGAGGTTGAAGGACAGTCTGGAAGTTcaaaggctacagccatggcag CTCCACCCTTTCCTGGGAGACGCCCAATTTTATAATTCTTCAATGGACGGAGTGTATTTGGATGAGAAGGGGGACCTGGCAGCTGACTTGGACATTGTGAACTGGGTGGTGTTTCCCAATCAGTCCATCCTTAGAGAGAGGATTGGGAGCATCAAGAGACAGAGATCCCTGGACCTAAAGTGCAACATCGACCAGAATGCCACTGTGTCCCCCAAATGGCACAACCAG CCCCTTCCTACTTCCAAGTGTGTGGAAAGTTGCCAGCCTGGATTCTTCAAGGTAGTTCAGAAAGGAATGCTGCTCTGCTGCTATGACTGCGTTCCCTGTGTGGAAGGAACAATGGCCACTCAGGAAG ATGCAGAGCATTGCACCAGGTGTCCAGAAGATcagcatccaaacaaggacagagatcaatgtcTCCCCAAGACTATCACCTTCCTGGCATATGAAGAACCTTTAGGGATCTTCCTAGCTTCCTTTGCACTATTCTTATCCTTAACCACATGTGTTGTGCTTGGAATATTCATTATATTCcgagaaactcccatagtcaaagccaacaatcggaACCTCTCCTATATCCTCCTtgtttccctcctgctttcctttctgtcctccttcctcttcattggcaGGCCAAGGAAAGCCACCTGTCTTCTCCGACAaatggccttcagcatcatcttctcagttgccatctcttctgtgttggcaaaaaccatcactgtggtgctggccttcctggctacAAAACCAGGAAACAcgatgaggagatggctggggaagagtctggccaactccattgtcatttcctgttccagtgtccaagTTGCCATCTGCATCATCTGGCTGGGAATCTctccacccttcccagagtctgacACGAGCTCCCAGGCTGGAGAGATCATCCTACAGTGCAATGAAGGGTCTATTGCCATATTTTACGCTGCCCTGggttacatgggcttcctggctgccatctgcttcacagtggcttttctggccaggaagctgcctggggccttcaatgaagccaagctgatcaccttcagcatgctggtcttctgcagcgtttgggtctcctttgtgcccacctacctgagcacaaaggggaaatacatggtagctgtgcagatcttctctatcttggcctccagtgctgggcttctggcctgcattttctttcccaagtgctacataatTGTActcaggcctgatctgaacacaaaggagcatctGACAACAAAAGCTGGTTCTTAA